In Musa acuminata AAA Group cultivar baxijiao chromosome BXJ2-8, Cavendish_Baxijiao_AAA, whole genome shotgun sequence, one genomic interval encodes:
- the LOC135620341 gene encoding uncharacterized protein LOC135620341 isoform X1, with translation MQGGDDLSIEELASTLSTYKDQLREVSKLLTDDPGNSEYADMEKELEEVIALTEELLATAKPTDVGQLHTDASPQGQFGGPSQSKVPYEKFSVGTKVQAVWSEDGEWYDATIEAVTPNGYYVYYDGWGNKEEVDHANVRPVEEGDALLEAEREAEATRQAIKRKIAQSAITDFQARTLPAKLRIDPNDPDDVKATKRKKIHAFKSKVRSEQLEVAQNKRQNAWQQFQSTKGKTKKIGFFSGRKRESIFKSPDDPRGKVGVTGSGKGLTEFQKREKHLHLKGGAVDAED, from the exons atgCAAGGGGGCGACGATTTAAGCATCGAAGAGCTCGCTTCCACTCTCTCCACGTATAAAGATCAGCTCCGTGAG GTTAGTAAACTTTTGACTGATGACCCTGGAAACTCCGAATATGCAGATATGGAGAAGGAGCTTGAAGAG GTTATTGCATTGACAGAGGAACTTCTGGCAACGGCAAAGCCAACAGATGTTGGCCAGCTTCACACTGATGCATCTCCCCAGGGTCAGTTTGGTGGACCATCTCAGTCCAAGGTG CCATATGAAAAATTTTCTGTTGGCACCAAAGTTCAAGCAGTTTGGAGTGAGGATGGGGAATG GTATGATGCCACAATTGAGGCTGTAACTCCTAATGGATATTATGTCTACTATGATGGCTGGGGAAACAAAGAGGAG GTGGATCATGCTAATGTTAGGCCAGTTGAAGAGGGTGATGCTTTGTTGGAAGCTGAAAGAGAAGCTGAGGCTACCAGACAAGCCATCAAAAGAAAAATTGCACAATCTGCTATAACTGACTTTCAAGCACGGACCTTGCCTGCAAAACTTCGTATTGATCCCAATGATCCAGATGATGTG AAAGCTACTAAGCGCAAGAAAATACATGCCTTCAAGTCGAAGGTTCGGAGTGAACAACTGGAAGTCGCACAAAACAAGCGCCAGAATGCTTGGCAGCAATTCCAGTCTACCAAAGGAAAAACTAAGAAG ATTGGGTTCTTCTCAGGCCGCAAGCGAGAGAGTATCTTTAAGTCCCCAGATGATCCTAGGGGCAAGGTTGGTGTTACCGGCAGCGGGAAGGGACTGACAGAGTTCCAGAAGAGGGAGAAGCACTTGCACCTCAAGGGAGGTGCAGTGGATGCAGAGGACTGA
- the LOC135620341 gene encoding uncharacterized protein LOC135620341 isoform X2 produces the protein MQGGDDLSIEELASTLSTYKDQLREVSKLLTDDPGNSEYADMEKELEEVIALTEELLATAKPTDVGQLHTDASPQGQFGGPSQSKPYEKFSVGTKVQAVWSEDGEWYDATIEAVTPNGYYVYYDGWGNKEEVDHANVRPVEEGDALLEAEREAEATRQAIKRKIAQSAITDFQARTLPAKLRIDPNDPDDVKATKRKKIHAFKSKVRSEQLEVAQNKRQNAWQQFQSTKGKTKKIGFFSGRKRESIFKSPDDPRGKVGVTGSGKGLTEFQKREKHLHLKGGAVDAED, from the exons atgCAAGGGGGCGACGATTTAAGCATCGAAGAGCTCGCTTCCACTCTCTCCACGTATAAAGATCAGCTCCGTGAG GTTAGTAAACTTTTGACTGATGACCCTGGAAACTCCGAATATGCAGATATGGAGAAGGAGCTTGAAGAG GTTATTGCATTGACAGAGGAACTTCTGGCAACGGCAAAGCCAACAGATGTTGGCCAGCTTCACACTGATGCATCTCCCCAGGGTCAGTTTGGTGGACCATCTCAGTCCAAG CCATATGAAAAATTTTCTGTTGGCACCAAAGTTCAAGCAGTTTGGAGTGAGGATGGGGAATG GTATGATGCCACAATTGAGGCTGTAACTCCTAATGGATATTATGTCTACTATGATGGCTGGGGAAACAAAGAGGAG GTGGATCATGCTAATGTTAGGCCAGTTGAAGAGGGTGATGCTTTGTTGGAAGCTGAAAGAGAAGCTGAGGCTACCAGACAAGCCATCAAAAGAAAAATTGCACAATCTGCTATAACTGACTTTCAAGCACGGACCTTGCCTGCAAAACTTCGTATTGATCCCAATGATCCAGATGATGTG AAAGCTACTAAGCGCAAGAAAATACATGCCTTCAAGTCGAAGGTTCGGAGTGAACAACTGGAAGTCGCACAAAACAAGCGCCAGAATGCTTGGCAGCAATTCCAGTCTACCAAAGGAAAAACTAAGAAG ATTGGGTTCTTCTCAGGCCGCAAGCGAGAGAGTATCTTTAAGTCCCCAGATGATCCTAGGGGCAAGGTTGGTGTTACCGGCAGCGGGAAGGGACTGACAGAGTTCCAGAAGAGGGAGAAGCACTTGCACCTCAAGGGAGGTGCAGTGGATGCAGAGGACTGA
- the LOC103995540 gene encoding uncharacterized protein LOC103995540, translated as MASALVLGNVALLPDAASPRVAKAAKSWQPELSMPRPLRREPAPAATLAAHVLAFHDHADAGGEPAAAFKVTRRWRRGASAKVGAAGSGGAGGDGDDREGDWEEDLRSRLKELEEMKEIEKRAAELVAEGADGDEEETEEEKRERVRRELEKVAKEQAERRKTAKLMFELGQKAYGKGMYSRAIEFLEGALTIIPRPTLLGGEIQIWLAMAYEANNRHRDCIALYQQLEKQHPSVSIRRQAAELRYILQAPKLKISKDEMVTIPLIGSSYDWYAGTWSDKYKNRERGKTKATQVPPSRDYWGDFLTWRPPTELAKNQAFWLIVTMWLGLIGTAILLQR; from the exons ATGGCCTCCGCCCTTGTCCTCGGGAACGTAGCTCTCCTGCCGGACGCCGCCTCGCCCAGGGTCGCGAAGGCCGCCAAGAGCTGGCAACCAGAGTTGTCCATGCCTCGCCCCCTCAGGAGGGAGCCCGCCCCCGCTGCAACCTTGGCCGCCCATGTCCTCGCTTTCCACGACCACGCTGACGCTGGAGGTGAGCCTGCTGCCGCTTTCAAAGTGACCCGCCGCTGGAGGAGGGGTGCCAGCGCCAAGGTAGGCGCTGCCGGCTCCGGTGGCGCCGGTGGGGATGGAGACGACAGAGAGGGCGACTGGGAGGAGGATCTCCGGAGCCGGCTGAAAGAGTTGGAGGAGATGAAGGAGATCGAGAAGAGGGCGGCGGAGTTGGTTGCTGAGGGCGCCGACGGGGATGAGGAGGAGaccgaggaggagaagagggaaagAGTTCGAAGGGAGCTCGAAAAG GTTGCAAAGGAGCAGGCAGAAAGGAGGAAGACAGCCAAGTTGATGTTTGAGCTGGGGCAGAAAGCTTATGGAAAGGGGATGTATTCTCGAGCGATTGAGTTTCTGGAGGGTGCCCTCACCATCATCCCAAGGCCCACACTCTTAGGTGGCGAG ATTCAGATATGGCTTGCAATGGCTTATGAGGCCAACAACCGTCATAGAGACTGCATTGCCTTGTACCAGCAGTTGGAGAAGCAGCATCCCAGTGTCAGCATTAGACGTCAGGCTGCTGAGCTCCGTTATATTTTGCAAGCACCTAAGCTGAAGATATCAAAGGATGAGATGGTCACCATACCATTAATTGGATCAAGTTATGACTG GTATGCAGGTACTTGGAGTGACAAGTACAAGAACCGCGAAAGAGGAAAGACAAAAGCTACCCAGGTGCCACCATCAAGGGACTACTGGGGTGACTTCCTTACTTGGCGCCCACCAACTGAATTGGCCAAGAACCAAGCCTTCTGGCTTATTGTCACAATGTGGCTTGGCTTAATTGGAACAGCAATTCTCCTTCAAAGATGA
- the LOC103996398 gene encoding vicilin-like seed storage protein At2g28490, which yields MEVVVGGRMAASILTLLLLSSWCLMVASGFRQRGIEREEEEEAHGGGRGLRGRFLLARSRTVARTDAGEIRVVSRYRSKSEPCPMHIGFIQMEPNSLVVPQYVDANLVVFVHRGEVKVCWIHKDELVERKLRRGDVSVIPAGSTFYIVNTHSSDRSQMICSIDTTQSMGHSLHQSFFIGGGMNPTSVLAGFDTNTLTAAFNVTAEELERMMQSQRGGAIVYMSGESTERPDLNDNNDDSAWTKQKLVDYLLGKVDKKKAGNGEPVGALHAYNLYDNEPSYRNSFGWTTAIDEDDFSPLRSTGVGVYVVNLTAGSMLAPHMNPMATEYGVVLRGSGTIQVVFPNGSNAMNAEVSEGDVFWIPQYFPFCQIASSGAPMEFFGFTTSSRRNHPQFLIGASSVLRSMRGRELAAAFRISEERLERVVKAQRESVILPIRHHQQPEEDEEEEEVLQLKRGVFA from the exons ATGGAGGTGGTTGTGGGAGGTCGGATGGCTGCATCGATCCTAACGCTGCTGCTCCTCTCCTCCTGGTGTCTGATGGTGGCGAGCGGATTCCGACAGAGGGGaatagaaagagaagaggaggaagaagcgcATGGGGGAGGAAGAGGCCTCCGGGGTCGCTTCCTGCTTGCGAGATCCAGGACGGTGGCGAGGACCGACGCCGGTGAGATTCGCGTCGTGTCTAGATATCGATCAAAGAGTGAGCCTTGCCCCATGCACATTGGTTTCATCCAAATGGAGCCCAACAGCCTTGTAGTGCCACAGTACGTTGATGCCAATCTCGTCGTCTTCGTACATAGAG GGGAGGTAAAGGTTTGCTGGATCCACAAGGATGAGCTGGTGGAGAGGAAGCTGAGGAGGGGCGATGTCAGCGTAATCCCAGCTGGATCCACCTTCTATATCGTCAACACTCACAGTAGCGACAGGTCCCAAATGATTTGCAGTATCGACACGACGCAGAGTATGGGACACAGCTTACACCAG TCTTTCTTCATCGGTGGAGGAATGAACCCGACTTCAGTGCTTGCTGGATTTGATACCAACACCCTCACGGCTGCCTTCAAT GTGACCGCTGAGGAATTAGAACGGATGATGCAGAGCCAAAGGGGCGGCGCCATTGTTTACATGAGCGGGGAGTCGACTGAACGACCTGATCTCAACGACAACAATGACGACAGTGCATGGACAAAGCAAAAGCTTGTAGATTATCTGCTTGGAAAGGTTGACAAAAAGAAAGCGGGGAACGGTGAGCCTGTTGGAGCGCTGCATGCTTACAACCTCTACGACAACGAGCCAAGCTATCGGAACAGCTTTGGGTGGACTACCGCCATCGACGAGGACGATTTTTCCCCTCTCAGAAGCACTGGCGTCGGCGTCTATGTCGTTAACCTAACCGCA ggATCGATGCTGGCTCCGCACATGAACCCCATGGCGACCGAGTACGGAGTGGTGCTGAGGGGCTCAGGGACGATCCAGGTCGTCTTTCCGAACGGTTCGAATGCCATGAATGCAGAGGTGTCGGAAGGCGATGTGTTCTGGATTCCACAATACTTCCCTTTCTGCCAGATCGCGTCGAGTGGAGCACCGATGGAGTTCTTCGGCTTCACGACCTCTTCGAGGAGGAACCACCCGCAGTTCCTGATCGGGGCGAGCTCGGTCCTCCGGAGCATGAGGGGACGCGAGCTCGCGGCGGCGTTCCGCATCAGCGAGGAAAGGCTGGAAAGGgtcgtgaaggcgcagagggaGTCTGTCATACTGCCCATCCGGCATCACCAACAGCCcgaggaggacgaggaagaagaagaggtgttGCAGCTTAAGAGGGGTGTCTTTGCATGA
- the LOC103995538 gene encoding pentatricopeptide repeat-containing protein At5g15300-like, with translation MSHLLQAHALLLKSGLARCPRLQAKLLTLAALRSWGSLYHARSLFDAAPSPAIPHLCDPMIRAYSRSISPLGAIPVYNLMSRRGIPPSAFTFPFLLKACARAASEATDAEGAGLSSLAIALARKGSEIHCRILHLGFQSDALVRNSLMSMYSHCGHIHDARNLFDETSEKTVVSWNVMLAAYHRVGDHDATDRLFHSMPEKNVASWNSMITRYVHSGDIAAANRVFLQMPQKDAISWNSMIAGYVRVKSYGRALELFKQMRASNVKPTELTIVSVLGACAETGVLDQGQEIHFYLNNNGYRIEGYVGNALLDMYAKCGSLKMAKQLFDTMGLKHVTCWNAMIMALAVHGHSEEALELFASMEREASHGGAKPNRITFLGVLIACSHKGLLKEGQAFFKRMIQEYKIEPNIKHYGCMVDLLSRCGLVEEAYQMIKQMPIEANVVLWKTILSACRVYGNVELAERAFKELAKLGSPSDAECVIMSNIYAEAERWADVGRLRAGMIGCSISKLPGCSKIELI, from the coding sequence ATGAGCCACCTGCTGCAGGCCCACGCACTCCTCCTCAAGTCCGGCCTCGCCCGCTGCCCCCGCCTCCAGGCCAAACTCCTCACCCTCGCCGCCCTTCGCTCCTGGGGCAGCCTCTACCACGCCCGCTCACTCTTCGACGCCGCACCTTCCCCCGCCATCCCCCACCTTTGCGACCCCATGATCCGCGCCTACTCCCGCAGCATATCTCCCCTCGGCGCCATCCCCGTCTACAACCTCATGTCCCGCCGCGGCATCCCTCCCTCTGCCTTCACCTTCCCCTTCCTCCTCAAGGCCTGTGCCCGCGCAGCCTCCGAAGCCACCGACGCCGAGGGCGCTGGTCTCTCCTCCCTCGCCATCGCCCTCGCCAGGAAGGGCTCTGAGATTCACTGCCGGATCCTCCACCTCGGGTTTCAGTCTGATGCATTGGTCCGCAACTCCCTGATGTCCATGTACTCGCATTGCGGCCACATTCACGATGCCCGCAATCTGTTCGACGAAACCAGCGAGAAGACCGTCGTCTCGTGGAATGTCATGTTAGCCGCGTACCACCGTGTCGGAGACCATGACGCGACGGACCGCCTCTTCCACTCGATGCCCGAGAAGAATGTCGCGTCGTGGAATAGCATGATCACGCGATACGTCCACTCCGGCGATATAGCTGCTGCGAACAGGGTCTTTCTCCAGATGCCGCAAAAGGATGCCATCTCGTGGAACTCCATGATCGCGGGTTACGTCCGGGTCAAGAGTTACGGGCGCGCGTTGGAGCTGTTCAAGCAAATGCGGGCGAGCAATGTCAAGCCGACCGAACTGACGATCGTGTCTGTTCTTGGGGCATGTGCCGAGACCGGTGTGCTCGATCAGGGTCAGGAGATACATTTCTACCTAAATAACAATGGCTATAGGATTGAAGGGTATGTAGGCAACGCTTTATTGGATATGTATGCAAAGTGTGGTAGCTTGAAGATGGCCAAACAACTGTTCGACACTATGGGCTTGAAACATGTGACTTGCTGGAATGCGATGATCATGGCTTTAGCTGTTCATGGACATTCTGAGGAGGCTCTCGAGCTGTTCGCATCGATGGAGAGGGAGGCAAGCCATGGGGGAGCAAAGCCAAACCGGATCACTTTTCTTGGGGTATTGATTGCTTGCAGCCACAAAGGGCTTTTAAAGGAGGGACAAGCATTCTTCAAGAGAATGATCCAGGAGTACAAGATCGAGCCTAATATAAAGCACTACGGTTGCATGGTTGATCTGCTGAGCCGGTGCGGCCTGGTGGAAGAAGCCTACCAAATGATTAAGCAGATGCCTATCGAGGCCAATGTGGTGCTGTGGAAGACAATTCTTAGTGCTTGTAGGGTCTATGGGAATGTTGAATTGGCAGAGAGGGCATTCAAAGAGCTTGCTAAGTTGGGGTCTCCAAGTGATGCGGAGTGTGTTATAATGTCGAACATCTACGCAGAAGCTGAAAGGTGGGCAGATGTTGGACGACTGAGAGCCGGGATGATAGGTTGTAGCATTTCAAAGCTTCCAGGTTGTAGTAAGATTGAGCTGATCTAA
- the LOC103995539 gene encoding probable calcium-binding protein CML32 has product MAHLTPPVITPAIARTAAPSFRLRSTSLNSVRLRRVFDLFDRNGDGEITVPELHLALDRLGLGADLDELAGAVAAYVRPGRAGLGFDDFEAFHCALGIALFGDGSAVEPKAEEEEEEMREAFRVFDENGDGYISAAELQAVLDKLGLLEGRSIDGVRRMISAVDRDRDGRVDFFEFKNMMRTIELAAS; this is encoded by the coding sequence ATGGCGCACTTGACGCCGCCGGTTATCACGCCGGCTATCGCCCGCACGGCCGCGCCCTCCTTCCGCCTCCGCTCCACCAGCCTGAACTCCGTTCGCCTCCGCCGCGTCTTCGATCTCTTCGATCGCAACGGTGACGGCGAGATCACCGTCCCGGAGCTCCACCTCGCGCTAGACCGCCTCGGCCTGGGCGCCGACCTCGACGAGCTTGCTGGCGCCGTCGCCGCATACGTCCGGCCCGGCCGCGCCGGCCTCGGCTTCGACGACTTCGAGGCCTTCCACTGCGCCCTCGGGATCGCCCTGTTCGGCGACGGCTCCGCCGTGGAGCCGAAggccgaggaagaggaggaggagatgagggAGGCGTTCCGGGTGTTCGACGAGAACGGCGACGGGTACATATCGGCGGCGGAGCTGCAGGCGGTGCTCGACAAGCTGGGACTGCTCGAGGGGAGGAGTATCGACGGGGTCCGCCGCATGATCTCCGCCGTCGATCGGGATCGCGATGGACGGGTGGATTTCTTCGAGTTCAAGAACATGATGCGCACCATCGAGTTGGCCGCCTCTTGA